One genomic window of Rubricoccus marinus includes the following:
- a CDS encoding strawberry notch-like NTP hydrolase domain-containing protein has protein sequence MAPSASHVASRATNNPVEQLDLFALFASPPLATPRDARPGVVTPRPEPPLAPQRTTPAWPFPDVQPLAVETAGVAAQTGALTASVFDAYRPAVHVPGACPHPTRLVESAAMAAASAPPCGYRPTLPEHLVTQGILSDAQLETVCRAGGAHAAHLPGEAGASGARQGFFVGDGTGVGKGRTSAAILLDNILQGRRRALWVSENRNLMRDAVRDWTALGGPADFVFDLGACKGPIQHAEGICFASYDTLKGKPRERDGVETGIDRLEQVVAWLAGAGGEAAFEGVVVFDESHNMASALDRQGGRGVQKASQRALVGVELQARLPNARAVYASATGATEVANLAYAARLGLWGRGTPFPTVEAFVEKVSAGGIAAMELVAKDLKSMGLYLARSVSYDGVDYRTLVHDLKPHQAQTYDRCAQAWQVVLRNIHDALEVTRADKCGRARAAAYSQFWGAHQRFFLHVLVAMSAPSLIRDMEARLAAGESCVVQLVSTMEAATERAYAKAVANGDDLRDLDVTPRDQLLQFVEASFPTTLYEEYEDDDGRVRSRPVKNAAGDFVQSPEAVAARDRLMLEVGAVSVPHGVLDQVVAHFGPDAVAEVTGRGRRFVTKTVDGVEQVVEERRTRRTCNAEADEFMAGRRRVLVFSQAGGTGRSYHADLAAENQERRVLYCVEPGWSSARCVQGMGRVHRANQACPPELVLVTTNLKAQRRFLSTIARRLDQLGALTKGQRQTASQGLLSSEFNLETPLSRASLHNWFVDLYRGTGRAVASGVTPALVEEQMGIRVLDADGQLNVGAVPEVPKFLNRLLSLQTGAMDAVFDSWYAYLEEATEAAREAGTLDLGVETIRAERVVKTDERLVYTHERSGATTQVVTLELTRRTEITSWDDIWLAAKKAQQLGQWVGFVQNRRSEQPYALFRAGSRTTETGRVVGRLRRVGVRSNRLMDETELNKPGEGTGYQPIQTVEAQAHWDAEVQHAPEFTTEPIHLVTGTILPIWDRIAGHPRIYRAQTDAGERMIGRAVMPEHLSATLKALGAAGDRVDITPEMLAERLMAGAEADLANGWQLRVRRVANEPRIELVGPDFAAMRELEADGVFAEVHAFRTRFFVPAGERAAGVLRAVTEHRPVVEIRDPAGYRRAA, from the coding sequence GTGGCTCCTTCTGCATCTCACGTCGCTTCTCGGGCGACGAACAACCCGGTCGAGCAACTCGACCTGTTCGCCCTCTTCGCGTCGCCGCCGTTGGCGACTCCCCGCGACGCCCGCCCGGGCGTCGTGACACCACGCCCCGAGCCGCCTCTTGCGCCACAGAGGACTACGCCCGCGTGGCCCTTTCCGGATGTCCAGCCTCTGGCGGTCGAAACCGCCGGGGTGGCAGCCCAGACCGGCGCGCTGACAGCGTCCGTGTTCGACGCCTACCGCCCGGCCGTCCACGTCCCGGGCGCCTGCCCGCACCCGACGCGGCTCGTCGAGTCGGCCGCGATGGCCGCCGCCAGCGCGCCACCCTGCGGCTATCGCCCGACGCTGCCCGAACACCTCGTGACCCAGGGCATCCTCTCCGACGCCCAGCTGGAAACCGTTTGCCGCGCGGGCGGCGCGCACGCCGCGCACCTCCCCGGCGAGGCGGGGGCCTCTGGCGCGCGCCAAGGGTTCTTCGTCGGTGACGGGACCGGGGTCGGCAAGGGGCGGACGAGCGCAGCCATCCTACTCGACAACATCCTCCAGGGCCGTCGGCGAGCGCTCTGGGTGTCCGAGAACCGCAACCTCATGCGCGACGCCGTCCGCGACTGGACGGCCCTCGGCGGCCCGGCGGACTTCGTGTTCGACCTCGGAGCCTGCAAGGGGCCGATCCAGCACGCCGAAGGCATCTGCTTCGCGAGCTACGACACGCTCAAGGGCAAGCCGCGCGAGCGGGACGGCGTCGAAACCGGCATCGACCGGCTGGAGCAGGTCGTCGCCTGGCTGGCGGGCGCCGGGGGCGAGGCCGCGTTCGAAGGCGTCGTCGTCTTCGACGAATCGCACAACATGGCCTCCGCCCTCGACCGACAAGGCGGCCGAGGCGTCCAGAAGGCCTCCCAGCGCGCTCTCGTCGGTGTCGAGCTCCAGGCCCGGCTCCCCAACGCCCGCGCCGTCTACGCAAGCGCGACCGGGGCCACCGAGGTCGCCAACCTCGCCTACGCCGCCCGCCTCGGGCTCTGGGGCCGGGGCACCCCGTTCCCGACCGTCGAGGCGTTCGTCGAGAAGGTGTCGGCGGGTGGCATCGCGGCGATGGAACTGGTCGCGAAAGACCTGAAGTCGATGGGGTTGTACCTCGCACGAAGCGTCTCCTACGACGGCGTCGACTACCGCACGCTCGTCCACGACCTCAAGCCGCACCAGGCCCAGACTTACGACCGCTGCGCCCAAGCGTGGCAGGTCGTGCTCCGCAACATCCACGACGCGCTCGAGGTCACCCGTGCCGACAAGTGCGGGAGAGCCCGGGCCGCGGCCTACAGCCAGTTCTGGGGCGCCCACCAGCGGTTCTTCCTCCACGTGCTCGTGGCGATGTCAGCGCCGAGCCTGATCCGGGACATGGAGGCCCGGCTGGCGGCGGGCGAGTCCTGCGTGGTGCAACTCGTGTCCACGATGGAGGCGGCCACCGAGCGGGCTTACGCCAAGGCCGTCGCCAACGGCGACGACCTCCGGGACCTCGACGTGACGCCGCGCGACCAGCTCCTCCAGTTCGTCGAGGCCTCGTTCCCGACCACGCTCTACGAGGAGTACGAGGACGACGACGGGCGTGTGAGATCGCGGCCCGTCAAGAACGCGGCCGGAGACTTCGTCCAGTCACCAGAGGCCGTGGCGGCGCGCGACCGGCTCATGCTGGAGGTGGGGGCCGTGTCCGTCCCGCACGGCGTGCTCGACCAGGTCGTGGCCCACTTCGGCCCGGACGCCGTGGCCGAGGTGACGGGGCGGGGTCGCCGGTTCGTCACGAAGACCGTCGATGGCGTCGAGCAGGTCGTCGAGGAGCGCCGGACGCGGCGGACGTGCAACGCCGAGGCCGACGAGTTCATGGCGGGCCGGCGCCGGGTCCTCGTGTTCAGCCAGGCCGGCGGCACCGGCCGGAGCTACCACGCCGACCTCGCGGCCGAGAACCAAGAGCGCCGCGTGCTCTACTGCGTCGAGCCCGGCTGGTCGAGCGCCCGGTGCGTGCAGGGGATGGGCCGGGTCCACCGCGCCAACCAGGCGTGCCCGCCCGAGCTCGTCTTGGTCACGACCAACCTGAAGGCCCAGCGCCGCTTCCTGTCGACCATCGCGCGGCGGCTCGATCAGCTCGGGGCGCTCACGAAGGGCCAGCGGCAGACGGCGAGCCAGGGGCTCCTGTCGAGCGAGTTCAACCTGGAGACCCCGCTCTCGCGCGCGAGCCTCCACAACTGGTTCGTGGACCTGTACCGTGGCACGGGCCGGGCGGTCGCCTCGGGCGTCACGCCGGCGCTCGTCGAGGAGCAGATGGGGATCCGGGTGCTGGACGCCGACGGCCAGCTCAACGTGGGGGCCGTTCCGGAGGTGCCGAAGTTCCTGAACCGCCTGCTCTCGCTCCAGACCGGAGCCATGGACGCCGTGTTCGACTCGTGGTACGCCTACCTCGAAGAGGCCACCGAGGCGGCCCGGGAGGCCGGCACGCTCGACCTCGGCGTCGAGACCATCCGGGCCGAGCGCGTGGTCAAGACCGACGAGCGGCTGGTGTATACCCACGAGCGGTCCGGCGCGACGACGCAGGTCGTGACGCTGGAGCTCACCCGACGGACCGAGATCACGTCGTGGGACGACATCTGGCTCGCCGCGAAGAAAGCGCAGCAGCTCGGGCAGTGGGTCGGATTCGTGCAGAACCGCCGGAGCGAGCAGCCCTACGCGCTGTTCCGGGCCGGGAGCCGAACCACCGAGACCGGCCGCGTCGTCGGCAGGCTCCGCCGGGTGGGTGTGCGGTCGAACCGGCTGATGGACGAGACCGAATTGAACAAGCCAGGGGAGGGGACGGGCTACCAGCCCATCCAGACCGTCGAAGCTCAGGCGCATTGGGACGCGGAGGTCCAGCACGCGCCGGAGTTCACGACCGAGCCCATCCACCTCGTGACCGGAACCATCCTGCCCATCTGGGACCGGATCGCAGGGCACCCGAGGATCTACCGTGCCCAAACAGATGCGGGCGAGCGCATGATCGGCCGGGCCGTCATGCCTGAGCATCTGAGCGCGACGCTCAAGGCTCTCGGAGCCGCGGGCGACCGCGTGGACATCACACCTGAGATGCTGGCGGAGCGTCTCATGGCGGGCGCCGAGGCCGACCTCGCCAACGGCTGGCAACTCCGCGTGCGCCGCGTGGCGAACGAGCCCCGGATCGAACTCGTGGGGCCTGACTTCGCTGCGATGCGAGAGCTGGAGGCCGACGGGGTCTTCGCCGAGGTGCACGCCTTCCGCACCCGGTTCTTCGTCCCGGCGGGCGAGCGGGCGGCAGGCGTCCTGCGGGCGGTGACGGAGCACCGGCCCGTGGTCGAGATCCGAGACCCTGCCGGATACAGGCGGGCCGCCTGA
- a CDS encoding methyltransferase translates to MNRRPITFDSSASLGLAREVERSVADSRPLSAADLFSLASSAYGGTLAEGAYAPRDAYDAAELGLHLHLLRTVGRLPAEAAGARDALAEVERLSALLPSQTRRTAEQNDYQQFSTPAAYAGLCAWVSGVGEGDRVLEPSAGTGALCAFALAAGAAVHANELADRRADLLAVLLAEADQDPAQSLTRENADHLDAIVPASVRADVVLMNPPFSQTAGRLGSRRVPTVGTDHVLQALRRLDVGGRLVAVLSAGVRRSKPTHRPFFQAVDAGPFRLRADVEVGGAVYRPYGTSVRTRLLVVDRSTESGSGGGTGLVEAVVESVAEAVDVLAPVRR, encoded by the coding sequence ATGAACCGCAGACCGATCACATTCGACTCCTCAGCCAGCCTCGGCCTCGCACGCGAGGTCGAGCGCTCCGTCGCGGACTCCCGGCCCTTGTCGGCCGCCGACCTGTTTAGCCTGGCGTCCAGCGCCTACGGCGGCACGCTCGCCGAGGGCGCCTACGCGCCCCGCGACGCCTACGACGCGGCCGAGCTGGGGCTGCACCTCCACCTCCTCCGCACCGTCGGACGGCTCCCGGCAGAGGCCGCTGGCGCCCGCGACGCGCTCGCCGAGGTCGAGCGGCTCTCGGCGCTCCTGCCCAGCCAGACGCGGCGAACGGCGGAGCAGAACGACTACCAGCAGTTCTCTACGCCCGCCGCTTACGCTGGCCTCTGCGCATGGGTAAGCGGGGTGGGGGAGGGCGACCGGGTCCTGGAGCCTTCGGCGGGGACCGGCGCGCTCTGCGCGTTCGCGCTCGCCGCTGGCGCCGCAGTCCACGCCAACGAACTCGCAGACCGCCGGGCCGACCTGCTGGCGGTGTTGCTCGCCGAGGCGGATCAGGACCCGGCCCAATCCCTCACCCGCGAGAACGCCGACCACCTCGACGCCATCGTGCCTGCGTCCGTCCGGGCGGACGTGGTGCTCATGAACCCGCCGTTTTCCCAGACGGCCGGGCGCCTCGGGAGCCGCCGCGTCCCAACGGTCGGAACCGACCACGTGCTCCAGGCCCTTCGACGCCTTGACGTGGGCGGGCGGCTCGTGGCCGTCCTCAGCGCGGGGGTGAGGCGGAGCAAGCCGACGCACCGACCGTTCTTCCAAGCCGTCGACGCCGGTCCGTTCAGGCTCCGCGCCGACGTCGAAGTCGGCGGAGCGGTCTACCGCCCGTACGGGACCTCCGTGCGCACGCGGCTTCTTGTCGTGGACCGGAGCACAGAAAGCGGGAGCGGCGGCGGCACAGGCCTCGTGGAGGCCGTCGTCGAGAGCGTGGCAGAGGCCGTGGACGTGCTCGCACCCGTGCGCCGGTAG
- a CDS encoding LexA family protein: MLYPRQTELLALIDDAVRRTGSVPNGRELAGRMGLANVSAVYAHLRKLEAAGFVTLTSGGRGVPLQIELTKKGERQGRARPWPRLGSIPAGPITDVQAQADDFVTTLPDLVPQMKVGDYLLVVEGESMLGAGLRPGMTLIMRPDVVPTERDVCSVYVEGEGNTLKHVIDEGEFARLVAENPDFPDRLVPASTVQIQGVVIAAFDVQAYR; the protein is encoded by the coding sequence ATGCTCTACCCGCGACAGACCGAGCTCCTCGCGCTCATCGACGACGCCGTCCGCCGGACGGGCTCGGTCCCGAACGGCCGTGAGCTCGCCGGGCGGATGGGGCTCGCCAACGTCTCGGCCGTCTACGCCCACCTCCGCAAACTGGAGGCCGCGGGCTTCGTCACGCTCACGTCCGGCGGGCGGGGCGTCCCGCTCCAGATCGAGCTCACGAAGAAGGGAGAGCGGCAGGGCCGGGCGCGGCCCTGGCCCCGGCTCGGGTCCATTCCCGCCGGACCCATCACCGACGTCCAGGCCCAAGCCGACGACTTCGTGACGACGCTGCCCGACCTCGTCCCTCAGATGAAGGTCGGCGACTACCTCCTGGTCGTCGAAGGCGAGTCGATGCTGGGGGCCGGCCTGCGCCCCGGGATGACGCTCATCATGCGCCCGGACGTCGTGCCGACCGAGCGGGACGTGTGCTCGGTCTACGTCGAGGGCGAGGGGAACACACTCAAACACGTGATCGACGAGGGCGAGTTCGCCCGGCTGGTCGCGGAGAACCCCGACTTCCCAGACCGTCTGGTGCCCGCGAGCACGGTCCAGATCCAGGGCGTCGTCATCGCGGCCTTCGATGTCCAAGCCTATCGCTGA
- a CDS encoding ECF-type sigma factor has protein sequence MSNSPSRSPETSPPVADQSAAEQAVYVGLRRAARWLRSRERPDLTMRTTGLVHEAYLALQKTGALGQGRGAGAFADASPDLYVRAMRRALVDASRRRGRAKRGGGVRPLSLSDRDVPAGGSGRDVEDRVHLAVDVDAALERLQRVDARACRVVELKFYGGLEDTQISEALGVTTRTVRRDWVKAQAHLRVFVGGRSTASRPVAA, from the coding sequence ATGTCCAACTCCCCATCTCGTTCTCCTGAGACCTCGCCCCCTGTCGCGGACCAATCGGCCGCGGAACAGGCCGTCTATGTGGGCCTCCGACGGGCCGCCCGCTGGCTCCGGTCACGCGAGCGGCCTGACTTGACGATGAGGACCACGGGGCTGGTCCACGAAGCCTACCTCGCCCTCCAGAAAACGGGCGCGCTGGGCCAGGGTCGTGGCGCGGGCGCCTTCGCGGACGCCTCGCCGGACCTCTACGTCCGGGCGATGCGACGCGCGCTCGTCGACGCCTCACGGCGTCGCGGGCGGGCCAAGCGTGGTGGGGGCGTCCGGCCCCTCTCGCTCTCCGACCGGGACGTCCCGGCAGGCGGCTCGGGCCGCGACGTCGAGGACCGTGTCCACCTCGCGGTCGACGTCGACGCGGCGCTCGAAAGGCTCCAGCGCGTCGACGCCCGGGCCTGCCGGGTCGTCGAGCTCAAGTTCTACGGGGGGCTCGAGGACACCCAGATCTCCGAGGCTCTCGGCGTGACCACGAGGACGGTCCGACGGGACTGGGTGAAGGCGCAAGCCCACCTCCGCGTCTTCGTCGGGGGGCGGTCCACCGCCTCCCGGCCCGTCGCCGCGTGA
- a CDS encoding serine/threonine-protein kinase, translated as MALPSPSDSTGPVRDSAPLPSDADGWLVERLVDLDPAGRARFAQRLRAEGDRLATRAEQYVRAFDGTLAFDLSRALRGPTRATGPDVPAAPLASPLAAGETVGAYRVVREIGRGGMGVVYLAERDDLGLQAALKVLDEPTSCVVGGVSSSDDALRFDAERRHLARLSHPGVPRIYDAGQTATGLPFYAMELVEGVPLDEHVRDRGLGERMALFVQLCEVVRHVHARGLAHGDVKPANVLVQRGEPPVGSQRPQPVVRLVDFGVAEETSGPLVPGPRPFTPAYAAPEIFAGAAPSAASDIYGLGAVLGDLVTSCPERPPRPERNGTRPSEPDTMPLFDVIIRATRPASDERYESVDALLADVREAAAAVAWSRVPVVRGDSPPPLRVSTRSSDRPQPRPSALAVPSWAALVGAAAGAAVGWWSARRVRA; from the coding sequence ATGGCCCTCCCCTCCCCCTCCGACTCGACGGGTCCTGTCAGGGACTCCGCCCCGTTGCCGTCCGACGCCGACGGGTGGCTCGTCGAGCGGCTCGTGGACCTCGACCCGGCAGGCCGCGCCCGCTTCGCCCAGCGGCTACGTGCCGAGGGCGACCGCCTCGCCACTCGGGCCGAGCAGTACGTCCGGGCCTTCGACGGGACGCTAGCGTTCGACCTCTCGCGCGCCCTGCGGGGGCCGACGAGGGCCACCGGCCCGGACGTTCCCGCCGCGCCGCTGGCGTCGCCGCTCGCGGCCGGTGAGACCGTAGGCGCGTACCGGGTCGTGCGGGAAATTGGGCGGGGAGGGATGGGGGTCGTGTACCTCGCCGAGCGCGACGACCTCGGTCTCCAGGCGGCGCTCAAGGTCCTGGACGAGCCCACGTCGTGTGTCGTAGGTGGAGTCTCGAGCTCGGACGACGCCCTGCGATTCGACGCCGAGCGCCGGCACCTCGCGCGGCTCTCGCATCCCGGCGTCCCTCGGATCTACGACGCGGGTCAGACGGCGACCGGCCTCCCGTTCTACGCGATGGAGTTGGTCGAGGGCGTCCCGCTCGATGAGCACGTCCGAGACCGGGGCCTCGGAGAGCGGATGGCCCTCTTCGTCCAGCTCTGCGAGGTCGTCCGTCACGTCCACGCGCGGGGGCTCGCGCACGGCGACGTCAAACCGGCCAACGTCCTCGTGCAAAGGGGCGAGCCGCCGGTCGGGTCCCAGAGGCCGCAGCCCGTCGTGCGACTCGTCGACTTCGGGGTGGCCGAGGAGACGAGCGGTCCCCTCGTGCCGGGTCCCCGCCCGTTCACGCCCGCCTACGCCGCCCCGGAGATCTTTGCTGGGGCGGCCCCCTCCGCCGCGTCCGACATCTACGGGCTCGGCGCCGTCCTCGGCGACCTAGTCACGTCGTGCCCTGAGCGACCGCCCCGCCCCGAGCGGAACGGAACGCGACCGTCTGAGCCCGATACGATGCCGCTTTTCGACGTGATCATCCGTGCGACCCGCCCCGCCTCGGACGAGCGGTACGAGTCGGTCGACGCCCTTCTCGCGGACGTGCGAGAAGCTGCGGCCGCTGTCGCCTGGTCGAGGGTCCCCGTCGTCCGTGGCGACTCCCCACCGCCGCTGCGCGTGAGCACTCGCTCCAGCGACCGTCCGCAGCCTCGGCCCTCGGCGCTTGCGGTCCCGTCGTGGGCCGCGCTCGTCGGTGCGGCGGCAGGCGCCGCCGTTGGGTGGTGGAGCGCTCGGCGAGTGAGAGCCTAG
- a CDS encoding ParA family protein, which yields MRIVTFSNLKGGSAKTTSTLAVAAELARRGRAVLAIDLDPQATLTTSAGLDPGPAAASLLSGEGAPEDAVDRLVDASGDAELGGGTLHVLPADRRLLRLERTAPVQLSRRLLAFLDLVEGDYDVVVVDTPPQASALVTAALASTDLVLVPVASGRGALDGFGDVVELTERFGTAPVTGAFVTRVNTSSLHDRELVEYVASQVSGPDGGPALRSFVRETVRVREAEMARVPVPFYAPGSTAAQDYATLVDEVEVLLERHDS from the coding sequence ATGCGCATCGTCACGTTCTCCAACCTCAAGGGCGGCTCGGCCAAGACGACCTCGACGCTCGCCGTCGCGGCCGAGCTCGCGCGGAGGGGTCGGGCGGTCCTCGCTATCGACCTCGATCCCCAGGCGACGTTGACAACCTCGGCGGGGCTCGACCCCGGTCCGGCGGCAGCCTCCCTCCTCTCCGGCGAGGGCGCGCCCGAGGACGCCGTGGACCGCCTGGTCGACGCGTCGGGTGATGCCGAGCTGGGCGGCGGCACGCTCCACGTGCTCCCGGCCGACCGGCGGCTGCTCCGGCTCGAACGGACGGCGCCGGTCCAGCTCTCGCGGCGGCTCCTCGCGTTCCTCGACCTAGTCGAGGGCGACTACGACGTGGTCGTCGTCGACACGCCGCCCCAGGCGTCGGCACTCGTCACGGCTGCGCTGGCGTCGACGGACCTCGTCCTGGTCCCGGTCGCCAGCGGGCGCGGTGCGCTCGACGGGTTCGGCGACGTGGTCGAGCTGACCGAGCGGTTCGGGACGGCGCCCGTGACGGGCGCTTTCGTGACCCGCGTCAACACGTCCAGCTTGCACGACCGCGAGCTCGTCGAGTACGTGGCCTCCCAGGTCTCCGGCCCCGACGGTGGCCCCGCGCTCCGTTCGTTCGTCCGCGAGACGGTCCGGGTGCGGGAGGCCGAGATGGCCCGGGTCCCCGTCCCGTTCTACGCCCCCGGCTCCACGGCGGCCCAGGACTACGCCACGCTCGTGGACGAGGTGGAGGTTCTTCTCGAGCGGCATGACAGCTAG
- a CDS encoding S26 family signal peptidase: MTARSAVGLGAVLAALAVAAWAFGVRLNYTSSLPRGLYAESPFEPADARRGDVVTACPSADAAVALAPYLANGPCPGGVVELGKPLVGLPGDTISVNRAGVRVGARLLADSAPLFTDRSGRPLSPKLGRHVLGPGEYWLHSGRVPTSVDSRYAGPVSDVRGTLRPLWVEGE, translated from the coding sequence GTGACGGCGCGATCGGCCGTCGGCCTGGGAGCCGTGCTCGCGGCGCTGGCGGTGGCCGCCTGGGCGTTCGGCGTCCGCCTCAACTACACGTCGAGTCTGCCACGGGGGCTCTACGCCGAGTCGCCCTTCGAACCCGCGGACGCGCGGCGAGGCGACGTCGTCACGGCGTGCCCGAGCGCGGACGCCGCGGTCGCGCTCGCCCCCTATCTCGCGAACGGTCCCTGTCCGGGGGGCGTCGTCGAGCTCGGGAAGCCGCTCGTGGGCCTCCCCGGCGACACCATCTCGGTCAACCGCGCAGGCGTTCGAGTGGGCGCGAGGCTCCTGGCGGATAGCGCCCCGCTCTTCACCGACCGGTCGGGGCGACCACTCTCCCCGAAGCTCGGCCGACACGTGCTCGGGCCGGGGGAGTACTGGCTCCACTCGGGGCGCGTGCCGACCTCGGTGGACTCGAGGTACGCGGGGCCGGTGAGCGACGTGAGGGGAACGCTCCGGCCGCTCTGGGTGGAGGGGGAGTAG
- the trbB gene encoding P-type conjugative transfer ATPase TrbB: MERYLGPRVLDAFADDDVTEVYVNPHDGWLRLDTRSQGKVRTDTRLRASRVEQFLGAVAAFHSDALGPAAPSVQAELPNGTFGGARLQGFVPPLVPRACFVVRKPARVVYDLDSYVRTGVMTARHRFALRDAIDAHENVLVCGGTGSGKTTLCNALLKEMTERFPEERIVVLEDTGELQCAADDHLQLQTSDDVSLADLVRHTLRCTPDRIVVGEVRDAAALDLLDAWATGHPGGCATLHATTALGALHRLDRLAQRANVPPQHALVAEAVGIALIVEGGNAGRKVRELVRVVGHDGADYRLEPV, from the coding sequence ATGGAGCGCTACCTCGGCCCTCGCGTGCTCGACGCATTCGCCGACGACGACGTGACCGAGGTCTACGTCAACCCCCACGACGGGTGGCTCCGGCTCGACACGCGCTCCCAGGGCAAGGTCCGCACGGACACACGCCTCCGGGCCTCGCGCGTCGAGCAGTTCCTGGGCGCCGTGGCCGCCTTCCACAGCGACGCCCTCGGCCCCGCGGCGCCGTCCGTCCAGGCCGAACTCCCGAATGGCACCTTCGGGGGCGCCCGGCTCCAGGGGTTCGTCCCGCCGCTCGTCCCCCGCGCGTGCTTCGTCGTCCGCAAACCGGCCCGCGTGGTGTACGACCTCGACAGCTACGTCCGCACGGGCGTGATGACGGCCCGGCACCGGTTCGCGCTCCGCGACGCCATCGACGCCCACGAGAACGTGCTCGTCTGCGGCGGGACGGGCTCCGGCAAGACGACGCTCTGCAACGCGCTCCTGAAGGAGATGACCGAGCGGTTCCCTGAGGAGCGGATCGTGGTCCTGGAGGACACGGGCGAGCTCCAGTGCGCGGCCGACGACCACCTCCAGCTCCAGACCTCCGACGACGTGTCGCTCGCCGACCTCGTCCGGCACACGCTCCGCTGCACGCCCGACCGGATCGTCGTCGGTGAGGTCCGCGACGCCGCAGCCCTCGACCTCCTCGACGCCTGGGCGACGGGTCATCCCGGCGGGTGTGCGACGCTCCACGCCACGACGGCGCTCGGCGCGCTCCACCGCCTCGACCGACTCGCGCAGCGCGCCAACGTGCCGCCCCAGCACGCGCTCGTCGCCGAGGCCGTCGGCATCGCGCTCATCGTTGAGGGCGGCAACGCGGGCCGCAAAGTCCGCGAGCTCGTCCGCGTCGTCGGCCACGACGGCGCTGACTACCGGCTAGAGCCGGTGTGA
- a CDS encoding TrbC/VirB2 family protein, with amino-acid sequence MTRHPLHIVRKPTGPPRPRRLPTLALRAAGLCALALVLADPAAASGGAAMPWDGPLQTIADALTGNTIRLVAVIALAAGGIIWAFTRNEEGVKRIAQAVMGLGVAIGAASFAATLGISGATL; translated from the coding sequence ATGACCCGCCACCCGCTCCACATCGTCCGCAAGCCGACTGGCCCGCCCCGGCCGCGACGCCTCCCCACGCTCGCCCTGCGCGCCGCTGGGCTCTGCGCCCTCGCGCTCGTCCTGGCCGACCCGGCGGCGGCGTCCGGTGGCGCGGCGATGCCCTGGGACGGCCCGCTCCAGACCATCGCCGACGCGCTGACCGGCAACACCATCCGGCTGGTCGCCGTGATCGCGCTCGCCGCTGGCGGCATCATCTGGGCGTTCACGCGCAACGAGGAGGGCGTCAAGCGGATCGCGCAGGCCGTGATGGGCCTGGGCGTCGCCATCGGCGCCGCCTCGTTCGCGGCCACGCTCGGAATCTCCGGAGCCACGCTGTGA
- a CDS encoding VirB3 family type IV secretion system protein: MSARQRNGGGERPPTAGRLPERPVHQSLVRVPRYAGVDRSFLVLEVTLVVCLGYLMGLSWATAAVVVVVVGVVHPLMVRLSDADDLLPQLLARTLMQADAYGPLPPASASPRRPSRSVPTA; encoded by the coding sequence GTGAGCGCGCGCCAGAGGAACGGGGGAGGGGAGAGGCCGCCCACCGCCGGGCGGCTCCCCGAGCGGCCCGTTCACCAGTCCCTCGTCCGCGTCCCCCGCTACGCCGGCGTCGACCGGAGCTTCCTCGTCCTCGAGGTCACGCTCGTCGTGTGCCTCGGCTACCTCATGGGGCTCTCGTGGGCGACGGCCGCCGTCGTGGTGGTCGTCGTCGGTGTGGTCCACCCGCTCATGGTCCGGCTCTCGGACGCCGACGATCTCCTGCCCCAGCTCCTCGCCCGGACGCTCATGCAGGCCGACGCCTACGGTCCACTCCCGCCCGCGAGCGCGTCTCCCCGCCGGCCGTCGCGATCTGTCCCGACAGCTTAG